A window from Citrus sinensis cultivar Valencia sweet orange chromosome 3, DVS_A1.0, whole genome shotgun sequence encodes these proteins:
- the LOC102627069 gene encoding BTB/POZ domain-containing protein POB1-like, whose product MRVNVDLFDPQSNMDSDFSSGLPDSDFGFAFNDSNFSDRVLRIEIMPDLPDSKSDGDACSSIADWARNRKRRREEIKKDTVDVLVQREQILQCNMPDTEDGVAYENQDDEPEAMVEESPADVGLNLKQCGEEATGNIDPAWSMDLSTVLRVKTVHISSPILAAKSPFFYKLFSNGMRESEQRYVTLRIHASEEAALMELLNFMYSSTLSTTTPTALLDVLMAADKFEVASCMRYCSRLLRNLPMTCESALLYLDLPSSVLMADAVQPLTDTAKQFLAARYKDISKFQEEVLNLPLAGIEAVLASDDLQIASEDAVYDFALKWARTHYPKLEERREILGSRLGRLIRFPYMTCRKLKKVLTCNDFDPELASKVVLESLFFKAETPYRQRALAAEEANSTYRRFVERAYKYRPVKVVEFELPRQQCVVYLDLKREECAHLFPAGRIYSQAFHLGGQGFFLSAHCNMDQQSSFHCFGLFLGMQEKGSVSFAVDYEFAARIKPTEEYVSKYKGNYTFTGGKAVGYRNLFGIPWTAFMADDSIYFINGNLHLRAELTIRQ is encoded by the exons ATGAGAGTGAACGTCGATCTCTTCGACCCTCAATCGAACATGGACTCGGACTTCTCATCGGGACTGCCCGATTCCGATTTCGGGTTCGCCTTTAACGACAGCAACTTCTCAGATCGGGTCCTGAGAATCGAAATCATGCCCGATTTGCCCGATTCCAAATCTGACGGCGACGCTTGCTCCTCCATCGCTGACTGGGCTCGCAACCGCAAGCGACGCcgagaagaaattaaaaaagatactg TGGATGTCCTTGTGCAACGTGAGCAAATTTTACAATGTAACATGCCGGACACTGAGGACGGTGTGGCATATGAAAATCAGGACGATGAACCTGAGGCCATGGTCGAGGAATCACCTGCTGATGTTGGTTTGAATCTGAAACAATGTG GTGAGGAAGCAACTGGTAACATTGATCCAGCTTGGAGCATGGACTTGTCAACTGTTCTTAGAGTCAAGACTGTACATATTAGTTCTCCTATTTTAGCGGCTAAGAGCCCCTTCTTTTATAAG TTGTTTTCAAATGGAATGAGAGAGTCAGAGCAACGATATGTAACTCTACGGATACATGCCTCAG AAGAAGCTGCCCTCATGGAACTCCTTAATTTCATGTATAGTAGTACTTTGTCAACAACCACACCGACTGCCTTATTGGATGTACTGATGGCTGCTGACAAATTTGAGGTTGCATCATGCATGAGATATTGTAGCAGGTTATTGCGAAACTTGCCTATGACCTGTGAGTCTGCCTTACTGTATCTGGACCTTCCTTCGAGTGTTTTAATGGCAGATGCTGTTCAGCCGCTGACAGATACAGCGAAGCAGTTTCTTGCTGCACGATACAAGGACATTTCTAA GTTTCAGGAAGAGGTGCTTAACTTGCCCTTGGCTGGTATTGAAGCAGTATTGGCCAGTGATGATCTCCAGATAGCTTCAGAGGATGCTGTTTATGACTTTGCACTGAAGTGGGCTCGAACTCATTATCCAAAATTAGAGGAACGAAGAGAAATCCTGGGCTCTCGACTTGGTCGACTAATCCGTTTTCCATACATGACCTGCCGAAAGCTGAAGAAAGTTTTAACCTGCAATGACTTTGATCCTGAACTTGCATCAAAGGTAGTGCTTGAGTCTCTCTTCTTTAAGGCCGAAACACCATACCGACAGCGTGCTCTTGCAGCAGAGGAAGCGAATTCCACCTATCGTCGTTTTGTGGAGCGGGCTTACAAGTATCGCCCTGTCAAGGTGGTTGAGTTTGAATTGCCCCGTCAGCAATGTGTTGTATACCTGGACCTGAAGCGGGAGGAGTGTGCACATCTGTTTCCAGCTGGACGGATTTATTCACAGGCATTTCACCTCGGTGGGCAGGGTTTTTTCCTTTCGGCACACTGTAATATGGACCAACAAAGCTCATTTCACTGCTTCGGTTTGTTTTTGGGCATGCAAGAGAAGGGATCTGTTTCATTTGCTGTAGATTACGAGTTTGCAGCAAGGATAAAGCCAACAGAGGAGTATGTGAGCAAGTACAAGGGGAACTACACTTTTACGGGAGGGAAGGCCGTTGGGTACAGAAACCTGTTTGGTATACCGTGGACAGCATTTATGGCTGATGAcagcatttattttataaatggaaATCTTCATCTTAGGGCTGAGCTTACCATCAGGCAGTGA
- the LOC102626400 gene encoding 6-phosphogluconate dehydrogenase, decarboxylating 1, chloroplastic isoform X1, whose protein sequence is MEASALSRIGLAGLAVMGQNLALNVAEKGFPISVYNRTTSKVDETLDRAHREGQLPLTGHYTPRDFVLSIQRPRSVIILVKAGSPVDQTIAALSEHMSPGDCIIDGGNEWYLNTERRIHEASQKGLLYLGMGVSGGEEGARHGPSLMPGGSFEAYNNIRDILQKVAAQVDDGPCVTYIGEGGSGNFVKMVHNGIEYGDMQLISEAYDVLKHVGGVSNAELAEIFDEWNKGELESFLVEITADIFKVKDEYGEGELVDKILDKTGMKGTGKWTVQQAAELSVAAPTIAASLDCRYLSGLKEEREKAAKVLKEAGLKDEVQNVGVHVDKKRLIDDVRQALYASKICSYAQGMNLLRSKSNEKGWNLNFGELARIWKGGCIIRAVFLDRIKKAYQRNPNLASLVVDPEFAREMVQRQAAWRRVVGLAISAGISTPGMCASLSYFDTYRRARLPANLVQAQRDLFGAHTYERIDRPGSFHTEWTKLARQTGAGVDAEQ, encoded by the exons ATGGAAGCCTCTGCTCTCTCACGCATCGGTCTTGCTGGCCTAGCCGTCATGGGCCAGAACCTGGCCCTAAACGTCGCTGAAAAAGGCTTCCCAATCTCCGTCTACAACCGCACTACTTCCAAAGTCGACGAAACCCTAGATCGGGCCCACCGCGAGGGTCAACTCCCTTTGACCGGCCACTACACTCCCAGGGACTTCGTCCTCTCCATCCAACGCCCCAGATCCGTCATCATCTTAGTCAAAGCCGGCTCCCCCGTTGACCAGACCATCGCCGCCCTCTCGGAGCACATGTCCCCCGGCGACTGCATCATCGACGGCGGCAACGAGTGGTACCTCAACACCGAGCGCCGTATCCATGAAGCCAGCCAGAAGGGTTTGCTTTATCTCGGCATGGGGGTCTCCGGCGGCGAGGAAGGCGCGCGTCATGGTCCCTCTTTGATGCCCGGTGGCTCCTTCGAGGCCTATAATAATATTCGAGATATTTTGCAAAAAGTTGCCGCCCAAGTTGATGATGGCCCTTGTGTTACTTACATTGGTGAAGGCGGGTCTGGTAATTTCGTTAAGATGGTTCATAACGGAATTGAATACGGAGACATGCAGTTGATTTCCGAAGCTTACGATGTTTTGAAGCACGTGGGTGGAGTCAGCAATGCCGAGTTAGCGGAGATATTTGATGAGTGGAATAAGGGCGAGTTGGAGAGTTTCTTGGTTGAGATCACTGCTGATATTTTCAAGGTGAAGGATGAATATGGTGAGGGTGAGCTTGTTGATAAGATTTTGGATAAGACCGGAATGAAAGGGACCGGCAAATGGACCGTTCAGCAAGCTGCTGAGCTCTCAGTCGCTGCCCCGACCATTGCTGCGTCGTTGGATTGTAGGTACTTGAGCGGCTTGAAAGAGGAAAGAGAGAAAGCCGCCAAGGTATTGAAAGAGGCGGGATTGAAAGATGAGGTTCAAAATGTGGGAGTACATGTTGATAAGAAGAGATTGATTGATGATGTGAGGCAAGCGCTGTATGCTTCCAAGATTTGTAGTTATGCGCAAGGGATGAATCTGTTGAGGAGTAAGAGTAATGAGAAAGGatggaatttgaattttggcgAATTGGCGAGGATTTGGAAAGGTGGGTGTATTATTAGAGCCGTTTTTTTGGATAGGATTAAGAAGGCTTATCAGAGGAATCCAAATTTAGCTAGTTTGGTCGTGGACCCGGAGTTTGCGAGGGAGATGGTGCAGAGGCAGGCTGCGTGGAGGAGAGTTGTGGGGTTGGCTATTTCAGCTGGGATTAGCACTCCTGGGATGTGTGCTAgtctttcttattttgataCTTACAGGAGGGCTCGGCTGCCAGCGAATCTTGTTCAGGCTCAGAGAGACTTGTTTGGGGCGCATACTTATGAGAGGATTGATCGCCCTGGGTCTTTCCACACTGAATGGACAAAACTTGCCCGCCAGACTGGTGCTGGTGTTG ATGCAGAGCAGTAA
- the LOC107176762 gene encoding uncharacterized protein LOC107176762 codes for MTWNFMCLILSLFLSQFVHSLNNNTTDSLDTCLQDFAFRTLIRHRPHTGNLYNAMLPANLSGMSVSIVRLRSRRLWNRGANFCNFHIPSRTIPVPHVKRLALVYHDFGNWSSHYYTVPGYSMITPVIGFKVFDASNMMSRSVKKLSLNTMGKPIVIRFSNSTLSDGMVSKARCAIFSSNGTLHLGEITLANVCFSQDQGHFSIVVPLKRKRGQWKLWAIGIVLGIGGFILIGYVVIASVKVLKAKKIQVMEKQADEDLVLDTIWVGRSKMPSATVTRTQPTLEDGGLP; via the coding sequence ATGACCTGgaattttatgtgtttaattCTCAGCTTATTTTTGTCTCAGTTTGTCCACAGCTTAAACAACAATACTACAGATTCTTTGGATACATGTCTTCAGGATTTTGCTTTCAGAACTTTGATCAGGCACCGGCCTCATACGGGAAATCTGTACAATGCTATGCTACCGGCAAATCTATCAGGTATGTCAGTTTCGATTGTACGGCTGCGAAGCAGAAGATTGTGGAACAGAGGAGCTAATTTTTGCAACTTTCATATCCCATCAAGAACTATACCAGTGCCTCATGTGAAAAGGCTGGCTTTAGTCTATCATGACTTTGGCAATTGGTCTTCTCACTACTACACTGTTCCAGGTTACTCAATGATCACTCCTGTAAttggtttcaaagtttttgatGCATCGAATATGATGTCTAGAAGTGTTAAAAAGCTTAGTCTTAATACAATGGGGAAGCCTATCGTGATTCGATTCTCCAATTCGACATTATCTGATGGGATGGTCTCTAAAGCAAGATGTGCAATATTTAGCAGCAATGGAACCCTTCATCTTGGTGAAATAACTTTGGCTAATGTATGTTTCTCTCAGGATCAGGGCCATTTCTCAATTGTTGTCCCATTGAAGAGGAAACGAGGGCAGTGGAAGTTGTGGGCGATTGGTATTGTGCTTGGAATTGGTGGGTTTATATTGATAGGTTACGTTGTAATTGCGTCGGTCAAAGTTCTGAAGGCGAAGAAGATCCAAGTGATGGAGAAACAAGCTGATGAAGATTTGGTACTGGATACCATATGGGTTGGTAGAAGTAAAATGCCTTCGGCAACTGTGACAAGAACTCAGCCAACGCTGGAGGACGGAGGTCTCCCATAA
- the LOC102626400 gene encoding 6-phosphogluconate dehydrogenase, decarboxylating 1, chloroplastic isoform X2: MEASALSRIGLAGLAVMGQNLALNVAEKGFPISVYNRTTSKVDETLDRAHREGQLPLTGHYTPRDFVLSIQRPRSVIILVKAGSPVDQTIAALSEHMSPGDCIIDGGNEWYLNTERRIHEASQKGLLYLGMGVSGGEEGARHGPSLMPGGSFEAYNNIRDILQKVAAQVDDGPCVTYIGEGGSGNFVKMVHNGIEYGDMQLISEAYDVLKHVGGVSNAELAEIFDEWNKGELESFLVEITADIFKVKDEYGEGELVDKILDKTGMKGTGKWTVQQAAELSVAAPTIAASLDCRYLSGLKEEREKAAKVLKEAGLKDEVQNVGVHVDKKRLIDDVRQALYASKICSYAQGMNLLRSKSNEKGWNLNFGELARIWKGGCIIRAVFLDRIKKAYQRNPNLASLVVDPEFAREMVQRQAAWRRVVGLAISAGISTPGMCASLSYFDTYRRARLPANLVQAQRDLFGAHTYERIDRPGSFHTEWTKLARQTGAGVGAFN, from the coding sequence ATGGAAGCCTCTGCTCTCTCACGCATCGGTCTTGCTGGCCTAGCCGTCATGGGCCAGAACCTGGCCCTAAACGTCGCTGAAAAAGGCTTCCCAATCTCCGTCTACAACCGCACTACTTCCAAAGTCGACGAAACCCTAGATCGGGCCCACCGCGAGGGTCAACTCCCTTTGACCGGCCACTACACTCCCAGGGACTTCGTCCTCTCCATCCAACGCCCCAGATCCGTCATCATCTTAGTCAAAGCCGGCTCCCCCGTTGACCAGACCATCGCCGCCCTCTCGGAGCACATGTCCCCCGGCGACTGCATCATCGACGGCGGCAACGAGTGGTACCTCAACACCGAGCGCCGTATCCATGAAGCCAGCCAGAAGGGTTTGCTTTATCTCGGCATGGGGGTCTCCGGCGGCGAGGAAGGCGCGCGTCATGGTCCCTCTTTGATGCCCGGTGGCTCCTTCGAGGCCTATAATAATATTCGAGATATTTTGCAAAAAGTTGCCGCCCAAGTTGATGATGGCCCTTGTGTTACTTACATTGGTGAAGGCGGGTCTGGTAATTTCGTTAAGATGGTTCATAACGGAATTGAATACGGAGACATGCAGTTGATTTCCGAAGCTTACGATGTTTTGAAGCACGTGGGTGGAGTCAGCAATGCCGAGTTAGCGGAGATATTTGATGAGTGGAATAAGGGCGAGTTGGAGAGTTTCTTGGTTGAGATCACTGCTGATATTTTCAAGGTGAAGGATGAATATGGTGAGGGTGAGCTTGTTGATAAGATTTTGGATAAGACCGGAATGAAAGGGACCGGCAAATGGACCGTTCAGCAAGCTGCTGAGCTCTCAGTCGCTGCCCCGACCATTGCTGCGTCGTTGGATTGTAGGTACTTGAGCGGCTTGAAAGAGGAAAGAGAGAAAGCCGCCAAGGTATTGAAAGAGGCGGGATTGAAAGATGAGGTTCAAAATGTGGGAGTACATGTTGATAAGAAGAGATTGATTGATGATGTGAGGCAAGCGCTGTATGCTTCCAAGATTTGTAGTTATGCGCAAGGGATGAATCTGTTGAGGAGTAAGAGTAATGAGAAAGGatggaatttgaattttggcgAATTGGCGAGGATTTGGAAAGGTGGGTGTATTATTAGAGCCGTTTTTTTGGATAGGATTAAGAAGGCTTATCAGAGGAATCCAAATTTAGCTAGTTTGGTCGTGGACCCGGAGTTTGCGAGGGAGATGGTGCAGAGGCAGGCTGCGTGGAGGAGAGTTGTGGGGTTGGCTATTTCAGCTGGGATTAGCACTCCTGGGATGTGTGCTAgtctttcttattttgataCTTACAGGAGGGCTCGGCTGCCAGCGAATCTTGTTCAGGCTCAGAGAGACTTGTTTGGGGCGCATACTTATGAGAGGATTGATCGCCCTGGGTCTTTCCACACTGAATGGACAAAACTTGCCCGCCAGACTGGTGCTGGTGTTGGTGCGTTCAATTGA